The Erigeron canadensis isolate Cc75 chromosome 1, C_canadensis_v1, whole genome shotgun sequence genome segment ACTCAAACCTGATACCTTGGGTAAACTCACCCCCGGGgtccacatagtggatttagaataTACCTCTGGCCACTAGGGTTTTATCCAGTGGTTAGTAGaccaataataataagtgaAAAGTTACGATCTTTAAGTTATATAGATAGAGATagattaatagattaagattatgataaataaattaagaaagtAAATTGGGTGATGAAAATTAATACTTTCGATCAGTTTACATGCGGTTGATAGTGTAAACTGAAAAATTACCCTCTTTTAGTCAAATGGAAGGAAGGTACCCGTACGTTGCGGGCGTGGCGTGTGGTGGTGAAGATGGCGGCGATGGTGGCGAGGTAAtatgtaacatcctaaatttttttgaaggcaattaaaattaaactttattatagttttaacattaaaatagttttatagtattttctttttagatacgggattaatttagttggaactttagcggatagcggatAAAGTACCTACTTAAAAATTAGGGAGGCGTGGCATAAGGAGAACATGCCAGCCATTTTACTCCTTTGTGAAATCATATTTCACTTCGCcaaccttcttcttctttttctttcaaatcattaTCTTCTAAATTCTTCCTTTAACAATTGATATCATTCTTCTCCACCTAACTTAAAgaaattcataataataataataataataataataataataataataataataataataataataataataataataataataataataataataatctttctacatatctttttatcaattaaatttggggtttaatattgaatgaatatcataataataacatcCAAGGATTCTATCAAGTTAAAATTGGGAGACGGTGTCATGCATAAGTgtgtatatgttgaaaattacaAGAAAGGGGAAGAAGGAGATTTGTAATTCTTACATTCTAGTTGTTATTGTTCAAAGGTATAACTTTTATtctattataattaaattagggttcttagaAGTAATTAATTTGTGGTTTTGATGAAATGGGTCATTTAGATTAATttcaatttagggtttttgaattGATAAGAATCGGGGGGTTTTTCTTAAAATGagttatttacttaaaattaaGCTAGGGTTCATGAAAATTGTTAAATTAGGGATTTTTAAATGAGATGGTTATGTTGTAATGCTTTTCTAAATTCTTGCTTTTAATGGAGCATATTGATATGTGGTTGCATGAATATTTTGATAAAAGTGTTTTTAGTGATTTTATGGCCAAagtaagaaaatgaaaattttgagtAATAATGTAATATGACTATATAGAAGTGATTATGAGAAGATggaaataatgatttttgagtAAAATGTGTATGGTCATATTGATGAGATAATGAAATGGTGATTTTTGTATTAAAATGAGTTATGGCCATGGTGTTGTGaagtaaaatgagattttgaaagaagcaactttagagaatgtgaattatgtaaaaatagGGTTGGGCATTGAGATGCTAGAAAAGATTGTAATGTATGACTTGTTAGCCTTGTGTATCCATAGTTGTCGATTCGTTGTTTtcgactcgactcgaaatcCTAATTTTTGACGTGACTTGGATCGTAAAAGTCAGGATATTTGATAATCTATATTTTATTGTAGAAAAatagtattatatttatatattaagttaaaaataagtttataaaaataaaaaatttcaaaaaataataaattattttgtgactcgtaactcgactcgtgactcggaacaCAACTAGGACTGACTCGCACCACAAAAAACGAGTCATGTTACGAGTCTGGAGCAAATACGAGTCATCCACCGAGTCGCCTCGTTTTTACTTcattttgactcgactcgttcgagtcgactcgtgactcgtacgagtttaacaactatgtgTGTATGAGCTAATTGAGTTTGATGAccttatatatgtaaattgtgAATTATTGCTAGGTGGAAAacaatatgattgttagatggtcatcatggatttggttgtcgtgaaggaggtgagtactccTGCATACGGTTATATGGACGTTGGGttgattaccatatgatggtggattccgtgtgtggtaatcgatttggcgttagggcctaatttgaggccggggcctaagaaccccatagttgaattgagatgaggcctaagaacctcttgttcTATTGAAATAAAGCCTAAGAacctttgaggcctaagaacctcttgagattattgtttagcgtatatggatccatgtatatgttgttagcgcaaaggtgagtatgcaagtgatggtatgacgatgccattggctacatgtgatagtcctttgtgtgttttgccctccttcgtgtgtataagcgtatgcaatagtattcactaagctttgcttacttttcagttgtttaccctttttataggttgtcccggaagTGGAAACAACATTTAATGCTTTGAAGATTATtgatgaattgaattgaatgttGACTTTTGCGGTAAAATGGTATTGGTAATAGAACCCTTAGTGACCCCTTGTAACTTTTGGCTCTTGATATGATTTTGGTCATTTTGGATAAATTGTTGTATTGTCAAGTTGGAATCTTTGAGTCATGAAATTATAAGGATCTATAACTTGATATGGAGATTTAAGATAGTTTTGGTAATTTTGGGCAAACGCTAGGAATTGACCCGTTTGGTCATTGgtttgtaaattaaaatgtttGATGAAAAGAAAGTCTCCTTATTTTGAGATATGtgttttctttcaaactttGGTGTTTTGGTTCCAGTGTTTGAGGTTAAATGTTTAAGATTTGGTGAAACTTTTGTGCGCAGAAAAATACGGATGCTTGCACAGCTTCTGCCAAAGCATCCGCAGGTTAAAACTCTAGCTTTCGCAGTTTAGGGCGGACATCCGCCTTAGCATCCGCCGTTCGCTGTCTTCGACACACCTTTTTCTCGAGTCATTGTTTGGTTTCTCCGAGTCCCAAAACTTGTTTACTAGTCTTATTACATCATTTAAAGAATATCTAATTTGTCATTTCTGGATTTGGAGTAATTTGGTTTTTGGCGaaaatgtttaatatttttttaagtataatttaactaaactgttttcttttcttttcattttcatactTTTGGGTCTAAAATGAGTTGAGTCGTTTCATAATAGCGGCGGCGGTAgtggcggtgacgggtggtggtggtgatggcggtaATTGGTGCTGATGTCGGTGGCGATAGTGGtgagtagtgtaggttattgatgtaatgtggaTTAGATGTATTGTATATTATGCATTAACATGTGTATatttttgaaagttgaaagttgaaacttaaaaccatatttgctttataatatagtattcgTATAAATAAAGTTAGGATTGATGGTTTAGAAATAtaagttagaaattaaaaattcGGCGTAAAGAATATGTGACATATGGACTTTCTAGCTAGATTTCATGAATATTGctacatatatgatatacttGTTTGTTTCGATTTACAAGGcaaataagaacttataaaccATACTAGTACGAGTCACTGCATTCCATAATTTAACATAAATAATGTATTGACTATGCTTTCATGAAATCTATAGCCATGATGGTACTTAGGTTCATGGGCTTCATATACTTGGTGCCATTGAATATTTCTTGCACGATGAGCCGGTTCGCCCTCTCAGTCGGATGGTAGCCATCCCAGTACACGTAGTTATCCCTATTCGGGCACAAATTTGATAACATTGTACAAAGCCCAAGCCCGTTATATAGTCCTTGTCCGCAACAAGCTTTACCACCCACCTCAAACCCTGCAAATGTATTCATATATAGATATTGGAATGTGAATGACATAACCAGCAAAATCAAATggataaatatagaaaaataacTCCATGTCTCCATGTATGATGAAATATTATTGCTAACATTACTCAATATTCAATAGCAAAGACTTAGCCCATCAGATATTATCCCTTATTCAGTAACAAAGACCTAGGCCCAAACCCAAAGAGTTAAACTATTTTGCCCATTACAATAAGAAAGACTTAACCCCAAATTAAAAGAGTTTTTTTGGCCAATTAATATTCATTAGAAGATAATGGGAAGCGATGtacttaaaaatctttttaataaaccTTTGAATATCATGATTATTTGATAAATGTATTTCACTAATTTTCTCTCAtaatttcatcttttgatttcttcaaaTAACACAATCTTATTGTTaggaaattttttaaaagaatcaatcattttcctaatagaatatcattttattttagtgGACAACAGATATTGACTGGCTTCTAGCAAAAGGACCATACCCATACCCATACTCATCTGTACTAGTTAAGTTGGACAACCCAAACCCTCATGAGAAGACCTACCACCCGAAGACTTATTACAGTAAAACTCGGTTTTGCTCGAACTATACCGGTTGACCATTGGTCAATGTCAGCCTTCATTGTACGGTAGCATTAACCATTGGTGAAGTAGGAATCGAACCTTGATGAACTTAATGACAAGGAACAATATTTACCATTTCATCAGTTAGTGGTGATATAATTTCAATCACTATTCTATAAACATGATATTATGATATTAattgtattatattttatatttaaaatttaaaattgtaATCGTTTCAATGTTTCAAGAAGAAATAGAGACTAATTTAAGCATGTATAAGAAATTACCAAAGGCTTTAGGATTTTTGATGAAATCATGGTATAAATGATGTGCTTCTACGGAAATAAAGACATCACTCCCCAACTtcttgttcaaaagaccaatcATCGACACAACTTGAGGGTTAAACAAGCTCGCAGCCTCCTGTAGCTCAACCGCACATTCCCCTTTCTGACTACGCAATGCCATTACGGACGGTGCACAACCTAGTGGCCCAGTAGCGGTCACTAGTACTTTACGAGCTCCCAGATCATAAAGCCTCtgcataaaaattatatgtatatatatttcttaaattttattgttttgttttattattttatcaattaattaatcaGAAGACAATGATAGAAGGGGTTATACTATACCTTTAGAATCTTTTCGTACTCGGTGACAAGTAATTTAACATAGTCGGGGAGTTGATATTGAAAGGATCGTAAAGACCTTCGCACCAAATAATAGTTGTTCACAAAATCGTTGCCTCCACAAGTGATCAAAACCAGGGCCTCGTTAACGAGTTTTTTTGTCTTCTCGGGTCCTATTAAATTAGCCACTCGTTTTTGGTATTGTTCAAAGAATGCTAGTTGGTATGGCATCCGAATGACGTTGACCTAATCACATATGAACTATTCAAAACGATGCACTCATATTATCACACAAAATTGTAAGACACTTTTCACTAGTTTATAGTATATTGTTTACATTAGTGCCAAACTAATGCTAGgagaaaaattattttgatcGAAATCGCAAATATTTTTAATGTACGttttataaattagaaataagagtaaaaaaaataaaatcacacaTTGATAGaattaaaagctaaaaaataaagaaagaaagctTACAAATTGAAATCCAGTATCATTAAGAATGCCGATACCCGCAGAAGCAAAGTTGGCACCATTTAGAAGCTTTTTACCATCTAGTTGTCGATCCAAGTACGGTAATAGTGGCTCCACCCCGATTTCCTCCGCTGAAGAATTTTAATTGGcgttaaaaaacaataattacGTACAATAGTGTTTTGAACAATAAAATTTAAGAGTGTGTTTGgttatattttttactttttcatttttaatttttttaaaaatgaaaatggttttctattttgaataacaaatgaaaattttataaatatgttcgAATTagaaaatgttatatttattttcaattttagaaTAACTAAAAAACATGTTAGTAATATGATAAGAAAGGGAGGGAAGgatgaaaaaagaaatatatttaataaaaacaaataattcaaAAGTTACTAATTGAGCAACCAAATCTAGTgcttaataaagaaaatatataagttactaattatatacatatgtaaccatggttttttattttattgtatttttttttttttttttaaattttagagaaaactcattttgaaaaaaactcaTCTACACTCTTTGAGCATTGAGATCCAAATTTACATCTAAAACATCTAAGATCTCAACTCTCAAGTTATTCGAAAAACCAatccaaatattttattatgttttttttttttaaaaaagaaaatttatgtaAAAGTTTTACCTATTTTTAGAATTTCCCCTTCATTCAAGTGAATTTATATCGTATATTTATTGTTATGTTTATACTGTTTCCTGTAGTGCACGAAGTATTAAAGTGAAAGAATGTGAtagaataaaaatcataatcCGTATTACACTATCTACTTATGAAATTAAATACACGAAACCTGTGCCATGAATGATCAATTTTGAATCTAGTTTGTAACTTCAAAATCATCAGTAAGACTAATACTTTATATTAATCTTTGGCCGAATTAGTATTGTTTATATCACCTAAAATTTAGGTCCTAAATTAgctaggaaaaaaaaatgttgcgATGGATGAATATTCGACCTATGAGATCCGGGATATTTTTGCCATTACAAAAACGACCACTAGGACGATGCGTTGGATAATCAATCCCGTACGGAGGTAAATCAGCACGCGCAGTTGTCATcaaaaaattgttgtttccattGTCTACCAATGAGTCGCCGAACACAAAAAATGCTCGAGGTTCATTCTTAGATACAGGACTGTTAGCGGGGATAGTGTCGACCCCAAACACGAGGTGATCATgagataaaatgaataaaagaaaGCAAGCTACTAGTATTAGGTGAGACATTGGGGTTTAAGGATATACTTGTTATGTATACGTTGATAGCTATAAGAAGAGTGGTGGAAAACAAAATGTATGAAGGGCTATTTATATAAGATTGAAAACGTGTTTACTTAATATACTTTTGATCGAGTTGACTTTTGACATGTATGTAACTCTGATAGTTACTCTTTccaaattaataaagaaaattagtggatttCATATGTCACcatcttataattttatgagGATTTTTACCAGTCTTTaagatgatttatcattttccttttgcttattgaacaaaaattaatttaacGATACTTTGTTGATCGCCAATGATCCATGGTGAACATATCCGGGTTTTACTCATAAGATGAAGGCTTAAATCTTCGATACGTCTTCGTAGAGTTTTTCTGAAATTGGTACAACTACATCTGTTCTTTGAATGGCTATATTAGATCCGCTAGCTATAATCTTCCGTAATTGGTTCACTCCGAATATAACAATGAATTTTAGTATTTAGtggtcgttaaaaaaaaaattaaaatgcagCCCTAATGGTTGTATATAATGtgcataaaaatattatactttttatggTAAGTAATTAcgtatataactatttaatacatCGTTACTATAGTTCTTAGGGCTTTATTTAGCAACGTTTAAAAAGAAGAATGCACATTATTAATTGAAACTAAAGATGTTGATAGAAGACTTTTTGTTTCGGTATCAAGATTATATGAAACACATACTCtatttcatacatatatttatcttattttgcTTTTATCACTTCAAATTCCAATTTATGTTTGACGGTAAAAAGTCAATACTTCCTCCAAACTTGTTTTCGACCTTATGGTTGAAAAAATATATGACTTTTGGTGGttgaagaaaattttaaaaaaatttcatcacAGAACATTAATGCTATTCTTTTATTAGCAAGAACTTTAATTGCTAGTGGTTGCAAGGTTTAAAATTTTCATCGTTCGTCACCAACATCATATGAATAGTTTTACTTTCATGGGTTGAAAGAGTATAATgtttaaaaagtcaaaacatatattaatattactaGCATAGTAACATAGATGCCGCACAATGTGACAAGAGTAAGCTTTTTCATAAATGGCATACATTTTTTGATAGCAAATCAAATTAGTTTCATagtgtaaaaactaaaaaataaggCAAATTCTCTCTAGcttcttcatctttttttttttcttttctttttttttttctgtcttggggtgttacattaatCTTTTTATAGGAATGCAACTACACAAGTTCACATATACTTATATTGTATTATTGTGTCGACATGGAAATAGAACCCACTAGCAATAAAAATAGGTAATTACACATACTAAGAAGTAACAAGTCAGGGCCCAaggttttttagtttattttaaattaagaatttttttaattactgtattaagttaataacatgcataaaaagaaaattgtaactttcatataaaaagtttattgtTTGAATcgcattaaaaaaatatatatacatttttatacaCACTAATGACAATCTATAGaattttcattaacaaaactgtTATTATAATTATTCTATTAGGGATTTAGGGTATAATCTTTTCATGATTTAATCATCCAAGTTTCAAAACTTTGGTAGATTTAGTCATTTAGCTCGATATTGGATCTCACATGTCACATGTTAAGCCAAAAACCCATGGGCCTTGTACCCAAAACATAGCCGTATGCCCGAGCACGTATTTTGGGCTCTGCGTTGCgtagaattaaaagttgaaaccaATACCTTGTAGCTTGTCAGCTTGTGCTATAATTGCTATCTGCCTTACTGCCTATCTATATGACAAATAAATATGTCACATTACCTATATACTAAACACTTATAAGGATTTACAAGCCTTTTAAGCATGTAATGTACAAGTGCTAATAGCACATGATAATTTTTACTAATTTTCATTTGAACCCCCTATAGTTtgtattttttaactttttcacaTGATAATTTTTACTAATCTTCATTTGAACCCCCTatagtttgtatttttttaacttttatccgacatcaaagtttttgttttcattttttttgacacaaaacttttaagttcgcatgtttttatcaaacaactttcacatagttacattttacttttaaacatttgctTTCTGATTATTTTCATCcgtattgttatatatataacgttttcaatatataataactttttatcaTCATTACCTCTTATATTCAATTAACatttaaaaacttaatataagtattattctatgtttttatttatcttattattcctttacattttttaattgttacatgtttagttgtttttttcttGGAAAGTTTCTATCTTTTAGTCTTTATCCCAcataaaagtttttgtttttatattgttaacactaaacttttaggaTCTTATATTTTCATCAAACTACTTTCACACAACtatggttttatttttaaaaattttgttctttattattttattccgtctttttatatatttaacgtttttaatatataataactttcattatcgaagtcttacgttcatgtaacatttaaagcattatcattgtttatgtttttatacatcttattattctttttaaatttttcttattgttattgttatatatttagttgtcttttttaaagtttggattcgaatatttgacataaatttgagCTTAAACTTTATCGTATAAAAAAAGTATTCcgcggcaacgcgcgggtacaatAACTagtttattcatatatatatatatacatatatatatacatatatatatatatatatattaaatcctGTGCGTAAGTATGCGTGCTCACTCACAAGCCTCCGTTTTtattagtatatttttttactgACAGCCCTTTGTCTTTCTATAACTTTCTTAGTTTTACCgtcattattttaataataaggGAATGAGTATTCACATCGATTTTTTTCACTATAGacaccaatattttaatataaatcttAATAATAAGGTAATCATGATGTTTATTTCCTTCTtatattatttatcttttgacttttgctattaaaaatataataatcatGATATACTAATCATGATgtcttgttatttttttatttttagtttattttttcatttgattttttatatgataatcatgttgttttgttacttttttttttacattctatatgattatttacaatatcatacattttactttttattgcaaTTAAAAGActacaaatataataaaatcattaacatgcaccttatataattatacataatagtagaagatataaataatactcataaataataaaatattttaatcattttcttaattaatattaatacaagTTCTTACACCTACTGAATTACGTCTAGGAAATTTAATCTGGTTGTACACATTTTGTCTATGCAAAAAAGGATTTTTCCCATGCCCGATCAAATGCGTGACTAGACCATTGTGGATGCGTAGGAGGTACCGGAAAATCTCCTTGTAACACCAGTCTCACGAAATGATTACCATTGAAGCGTCCAATTACACAAATATCAAGTGGTTGTGAACTTGGTGGGCTAGTAAAAA includes the following:
- the LOC122587265 gene encoding GDSL esterase/lipase At5g18430-like, which translates into the protein MSHLILVACFLLFILSHDHLVFGVDTIPANSPVSKNEPRAFFVFGDSLVDNGNNNFLMTTARADLPPYGIDYPTHRPSGRFCNGKNIPDLIAEEIGVEPLLPYLDRQLDGKKLLNGANFASAGIGILNDTGFQFVNVIRMPYQLAFFEQYQKRVANLIGPEKTKKLVNEALVLITCGGNDFVNNYYLVRRSLRSFQYQLPDYVKLLVTEYEKILKRLYDLGARKVLVTATGPLGCAPSVMALRSQKGECAVELQEAASLFNPQVVSMIGLLNKKLGSDVFISVEAHHLYHDFIKNPKAFGFEVGGKACCGQGLYNGLGLCTMLSNLCPNRDNYVYWDGYHPTERANRLIVQEIFNGTKYMKPMNLSTIMAIDFMKA